From the Desulfobacterales bacterium genome, one window contains:
- a CDS encoding DMT family transporter — protein MDLYSPETAIHDEAFCKPAEFFITVADELGDMAPVYAILSAFLYALSNVITKKGFQYASPIYAAVISLLSCFAASLILCLFVFSPEYFLNNAILFFLAAGAIGPFLGRLFLYASIDRVGPSIASTLFESKPLFSVLLAVMVLGESLSPAIITGLTMMMAGTVIISFEREGGEISKKWTRKDLFVPLLAGLCYGGSHVLRKPGITAIPVPIVAVMFQNASALALAPLLSVFSKKQPPAISNRKAAWAIFIFAGILQVGAQWSLFAALKYGTVVVVSPLTSLSTLFVLILAAFFLREVERITWKIVAGAILIISATVVLTAFS, from the coding sequence ATGGATCTGTATAGTCCCGAAACCGCTATACACGATGAGGCGTTCTGTAAACCAGCAGAATTCTTCATTACCGTTGCCGATGAACTGGGTGATATGGCTCCTGTCTACGCGATTTTATCAGCTTTTTTATACGCCCTTTCCAATGTGATCACTAAAAAAGGGTTTCAATACGCCAGTCCCATTTATGCCGCCGTCATCAGTCTATTGTCATGTTTTGCAGCCTCACTGATTCTATGCCTGTTTGTTTTTTCGCCCGAATATTTTTTGAACAATGCAATATTGTTTTTCTTGGCTGCCGGCGCTATAGGCCCATTCCTGGGTAGACTTTTTCTGTATGCGTCCATTGATCGTGTCGGACCCTCCATTGCATCCACCCTGTTTGAGTCCAAGCCGCTGTTTTCGGTGCTTTTAGCGGTAATGGTGCTGGGAGAAAGTTTATCCCCAGCCATTATTACGGGGCTGACTATGATGATGGCCGGGACGGTCATCATCAGCTTTGAGAGAGAGGGCGGTGAGATTTCCAAGAAATGGACCCGGAAGGATTTGTTTGTTCCATTGCTGGCGGGCCTCTGCTATGGCGGCTCACACGTTCTTAGAAAACCGGGGATAACCGCCATTCCGGTCCCCATTGTAGCCGTCATGTTTCAGAATGCCAGCGCTTTGGCGTTGGCCCCGTTGCTGTCTGTGTTTAGTAAAAAACAGCCGCCCGCTATTTCAAACCGCAAAGCCGCCTGGGCTATTTTCATATTTGCCGGTATACTTCAGGTAGGGGCCCAATGGTCTCTGTTTGCGGCACTAAAATATGGAACTGTTGTGGTGGTGTCTCCCCTGACGTCCTTGTCCACCCTATTTGTTTTGATACTGGCGGCGTTTTTTCTCAGGGAAGTCGAGCGGATAACCTGGAAGATCGTCGCAGGAGCCATTTTGATCATTTCCGCCACAGTGGTATTGACAGCCTTTTCGTAA